Proteins encoded within one genomic window of Cellulomonas flavigena DSM 20109:
- a CDS encoding nitrate reductase subunit alpha, which translates to MTTTDPRPSTGGPADALVRLGSRLRPGEVSDDLRSVFLEGGRQGDAFYRDRWSHDKVVRSTHGVNCTGSCSWKVYVKDGIITWETQQTDYPSVGADSPEYEPRGCPRGAAFSWYTYSPTRIRYPYVRGALLRAYREAKARTGGDPVDAWRAVTADPDAPYKKARGKGGLVRATWDEAAEIVAAAHVHTIEEYGPDRVAGFSPIPAMSMVSHGAGARFVSMLGGTMLSFYDWYADLPVASPQVFGDQTDVPESADWWNASYLVMWGSNVPVTRTPDAHFMTEARYRGQKVVTVSPDYADNTKFADEWLAPHPGTDGALAMAMGHVVLREFLVERRTPRFVDYLRRFTDAPHLVRLQARGDAYVPDKFLTGDQLPDPTADRDGAFQTVVLDADGTPTIPNGSLGHRFDPAKAGTWNLLLGDVEPQLSVADLGSWDGAAVAIDLPRFDVAPQAGQEHAGGAGVVRRGVPVHRVGEHLVTTVFDLLLAQYGVGRDGLPGTWPTGYDDASSPGTPAWQEEITSVPASSAARIGREFAANAEASGGRSMILMGAGTNHWFHSDTIYRTFLALVHMTGCQGVNGGGWAHYVGQEKCRPVTGWAQYAFGLDWARPPRQMIGTAFWYLATDQWRYDGLPADELASPLATGIFAGRTTADCLVESAQRGWMPSYPTFDRNPLDLADEAAAAGVEPAQHVVDELRAGRLGWACQDPDDPRNFPRVLNVWRANILGSSGKGNEYFLRHLLGTDSAVRADEAGPDRRPATMTWHDEAPRGKLDLLVTSDFRMTSTTLFSDVVLPAATWYEKHDLSTTDMHPFVHSFNPAINPPWQTRTDFDIYATLAAEVQRIGGERLGVRQDVVAVPLLHDTPDELATPHGTVPESDLRPGVTMPKLVVVERDYTTIGDRWAALGPLTATAGMVTKGVSFLPDQEVAALARTNGTVPSGPAAGRPRLTDARHVCEAILALSGTTNGRLAVQGFEHVEARTGTTLAELARDHEGERIRFADVQARPVPVITSPEWSGSEHGGRRYSAFTINVEHHKPWHTLTGRQHFYLDHDWMTELGESLPVYRPPLDLHRLFGDSQLGAAEPAGGNAAVTVRYLTPHSKWSIHSEYQDNLFMLSLSRGGPTIWMSPQDAAAIDVKDNDWVEAYNRNGVVVARAIVSHRMPAGTVYMYHAKDRTVDVPRSETSGLRGGIHNSLTRVLLKPSHLVGGYAQLSFAFNYLGPTGNQRDEVTTIRRRSQEVQY; encoded by the coding sequence ATGACGACGACCGACCCCCGTCCCTCCACCGGCGGACCCGCCGACGCGCTCGTCCGGCTCGGCTCACGGCTGCGGCCCGGCGAGGTGTCCGACGACCTGCGGTCCGTGTTCCTGGAGGGCGGACGCCAGGGCGACGCCTTCTACCGGGACAGGTGGAGCCACGACAAGGTCGTGCGCTCGACCCACGGCGTGAACTGCACGGGCTCGTGCTCGTGGAAGGTGTACGTCAAGGACGGCATCATCACGTGGGAGACGCAGCAGACCGACTACCCGTCGGTCGGTGCGGACTCCCCCGAGTACGAGCCGCGCGGCTGCCCCCGGGGCGCCGCGTTCTCCTGGTACACGTACTCGCCCACACGCATCCGCTACCCGTACGTGCGCGGTGCGCTGCTGCGCGCCTACCGGGAGGCCAAGGCCCGTACGGGCGGCGACCCCGTGGACGCCTGGAGGGCGGTGACCGCCGACCCCGACGCGCCCTACAAGAAGGCGCGTGGCAAGGGTGGTCTGGTGCGCGCCACGTGGGACGAGGCCGCCGAGATCGTCGCCGCGGCGCACGTGCACACGATCGAGGAGTACGGGCCCGACCGCGTCGCGGGGTTCTCCCCCATCCCCGCGATGTCGATGGTGTCGCACGGCGCGGGCGCGCGGTTCGTCTCGATGCTCGGCGGCACGATGCTGTCGTTCTACGACTGGTACGCCGACCTGCCGGTCGCTTCGCCCCAGGTCTTCGGCGACCAGACGGACGTCCCCGAGTCGGCGGACTGGTGGAACGCGTCCTACCTCGTGATGTGGGGCTCCAACGTCCCGGTGACCCGCACGCCCGACGCGCACTTCATGACGGAGGCGCGCTACCGCGGGCAGAAGGTCGTGACCGTCAGCCCCGACTACGCGGACAACACGAAGTTCGCCGACGAGTGGCTGGCGCCGCACCCGGGCACCGACGGCGCGCTGGCGATGGCGATGGGCCACGTCGTGCTACGCGAGTTCCTCGTCGAGCGGCGCACGCCGCGGTTCGTCGACTACCTGCGACGCTTCACCGACGCGCCGCACCTCGTGCGGCTGCAGGCGCGCGGCGACGCGTACGTGCCGGACAAGTTCCTCACCGGCGACCAACTCCCCGACCCCACGGCCGACCGCGACGGCGCCTTCCAGACCGTCGTCCTCGACGCCGACGGCACACCGACGATCCCCAACGGGTCGCTGGGGCACCGGTTCGACCCCGCGAAGGCCGGGACGTGGAACCTGCTGCTCGGGGACGTCGAGCCGCAGCTGTCGGTCGCCGACCTCGGCTCGTGGGACGGCGCGGCGGTCGCGATCGACCTGCCGCGGTTCGACGTCGCGCCGCAGGCGGGCCAGGAGCACGCGGGGGGTGCGGGCGTCGTGCGCCGCGGCGTCCCCGTGCACCGTGTGGGCGAGCACCTCGTGACGACGGTCTTCGACCTGCTGCTCGCGCAGTACGGCGTCGGGCGCGACGGCCTGCCCGGCACGTGGCCGACCGGCTACGACGACGCGTCGAGCCCGGGCACGCCGGCCTGGCAGGAGGAGATCACGTCGGTCCCCGCCTCGTCGGCGGCGCGCATCGGACGCGAGTTCGCCGCCAACGCCGAGGCGTCCGGCGGGCGCTCGATGATCCTCATGGGCGCGGGGACCAACCACTGGTTCCACTCCGACACGATCTACCGCACGTTCCTCGCGCTGGTGCACATGACCGGCTGCCAGGGCGTGAACGGCGGCGGCTGGGCGCACTACGTGGGCCAGGAGAAGTGCCGCCCCGTCACCGGGTGGGCGCAGTACGCGTTCGGCCTGGACTGGGCGCGTCCGCCACGGCAGATGATCGGGACGGCCTTCTGGTACCTGGCCACCGACCAGTGGCGGTACGACGGCCTGCCGGCCGACGAGCTGGCGAGCCCGCTGGCGACAGGCATCTTCGCGGGCCGGACGACCGCCGACTGCCTGGTCGAGTCCGCGCAGCGCGGCTGGATGCCGAGCTATCCGACGTTCGACCGCAACCCGCTGGACCTCGCCGACGAGGCCGCCGCGGCCGGTGTCGAGCCCGCGCAGCACGTCGTCGACGAGCTGCGCGCCGGTCGCCTGGGCTGGGCGTGCCAGGACCCCGACGACCCCCGCAACTTCCCGCGCGTGCTCAACGTGTGGCGCGCCAACATCCTCGGCTCGTCCGGCAAGGGCAACGAGTACTTCCTGCGGCACCTGCTCGGCACCGACTCGGCCGTGCGCGCTGACGAGGCCGGACCGGACCGCCGTCCGGCGACGATGACGTGGCACGACGAGGCGCCGCGCGGCAAGCTCGACCTGCTGGTGACGAGCGACTTCCGCATGACGTCCACGACGCTGTTCTCCGACGTCGTGCTGCCGGCAGCCACCTGGTACGAGAAGCACGACCTGTCGACCACCGACATGCACCCCTTCGTCCACTCGTTCAACCCGGCGATCAACCCGCCGTGGCAGACGCGCACCGACTTCGACATCTACGCGACGCTCGCCGCCGAGGTGCAGCGCATCGGCGGTGAGCGCCTGGGGGTGCGCCAGGACGTCGTCGCCGTGCCCCTCCTGCACGACACGCCGGACGAGCTCGCGACGCCGCACGGCACGGTCCCGGAGTCGGACCTGCGTCCCGGGGTCACGATGCCCAAGCTGGTCGTGGTCGAACGGGACTACACGACGATCGGCGACCGCTGGGCCGCTCTCGGACCGCTGACGGCCACCGCCGGCATGGTCACCAAGGGCGTGTCGTTCCTCCCCGACCAGGAGGTCGCCGCGCTCGCCCGCACGAACGGCACGGTGCCCTCGGGGCCCGCCGCCGGGCGCCCGCGGCTGACGGACGCACGCCACGTCTGCGAGGCGATCCTCGCCCTGTCGGGGACGACCAACGGTCGGCTCGCGGTGCAGGGGTTCGAGCACGTCGAGGCGCGCACGGGCACGACGCTCGCCGAGCTCGCCCGGGACCACGAGGGCGAGCGCATCCGGTTCGCCGACGTGCAGGCACGTCCCGTCCCGGTCATCACGTCGCCCGAGTGGTCCGGCTCGGAGCACGGCGGGCGCCGGTACTCCGCGTTCACGATCAACGTCGAGCACCACAAGCCCTGGCACACGCTGACCGGCCGCCAGCACTTCTACCTCGACCACGACTGGATGACAGAGCTGGGCGAGTCCCTGCCCGTGTACCGGCCGCCGCTGGACCTGCACCGGCTGTTCGGCGACTCCCAGCTCGGGGCGGCCGAGCCCGCGGGCGGCAATGCGGCCGTGACGGTCCGCTACCTGACGCCGCACTCGAAGTGGTCGATCCACTCGGAGTACCAGGACAACCTCTTCATGCTGTCGCTGTCGCGGGGCGGGCCGACCATCTGGATGTCCCCGCAGGACGCCGCCGCGATCGACGTCAAGGACAACGACTGGGTCGAGGCGTACAACCGCAACGGCGTCGTCGTCGCCCGCGCGATCGTCTCGCACCGCATGCCCGCCGGGACGGTGTACATGTACCACGCGAAGGACCGCACGGTGGACGTGCCCCGCTCGGAGACCTCGGGCCTGCGCGGCGGCATCCACAACTCCCTCACGCGGGTGCTGCTCAAGCCCAGCCACCTGGTCGGCGGGTACGCGCAGCTGTCGTTCGCCTTCAACTACCTGGGCCCCACGGGCAACCAGCGCGACGAGGTCACGACCATCCGCCGACGTTCGCAGGAGGTGCAGTACTGA
- a CDS encoding NarK/NasA family nitrate transporter, translating to MTNATLAADLSNWDPEDEATWDERLAWRTLWITTYNLTLAFAVWYLVSAIAPRLNLVGFDLTTGQLYWLVALPGLAGGLMRLVFMFLPPVVGTKTLVGGSATLLLLPMVGWTMAVRDASTPYATLLVLAFATGIGGGAFAGFMPSTSYFFPRRMSGTALGLQAGIGNFGVSLIQFLVPWVVGFGLLGTTALTPQQTVEGGHIWLHNAALVLIPWVGLGIFLSAAFLRRVPVQANFRQQLDIFREKHTWVMTAVYTMTFGAFSGFAAQLGLLINQVYGGFENAPDPLRYAFLGPLLGSITRAAWGPLCDRYGGAVWTFVAGIGMTASTVVATIFLTPSDVGQFTWFLVAMLAVFTFAGIGNAGTFKQMPMIFPRRQAGGVIGFTSAVAAFGPFLVGMALSVWAPVAFFVGAAAYFALCTGLTWVYYARPGAPRPS from the coding sequence ATGACGAACGCCACGCTCGCCGCGGACCTGTCCAACTGGGACCCCGAGGACGAGGCGACCTGGGACGAGCGCCTCGCCTGGCGCACGCTGTGGATCACGACGTACAACCTCACCCTCGCGTTCGCGGTGTGGTACCTCGTCAGCGCGATCGCACCACGGCTCAACCTCGTCGGGTTCGACCTCACCACCGGCCAGCTCTACTGGCTCGTGGCGCTGCCCGGGCTCGCCGGCGGGCTCATGCGGCTCGTCTTCATGTTCCTGCCCCCCGTGGTCGGCACGAAGACGCTCGTGGGCGGCTCCGCGACGCTCCTGCTGCTGCCGATGGTCGGCTGGACGATGGCCGTGCGGGACGCCTCCACGCCCTACGCCACGCTCCTCGTGCTGGCGTTCGCGACCGGGATCGGCGGCGGCGCGTTCGCGGGCTTCATGCCCTCGACGAGCTACTTCTTCCCGCGCCGCATGTCCGGCACGGCACTGGGCCTGCAGGCGGGGATCGGCAACTTCGGCGTGAGCCTCATCCAGTTCCTGGTGCCCTGGGTCGTCGGCTTCGGCCTGCTGGGCACCACGGCGCTGACACCGCAGCAGACGGTCGAGGGCGGGCACATCTGGCTGCACAACGCGGCACTCGTGCTCATCCCCTGGGTCGGGCTCGGCATCTTCCTGTCCGCGGCGTTCCTGCGACGCGTGCCCGTGCAGGCGAACTTCCGCCAGCAGCTCGACATCTTCCGCGAGAAGCACACGTGGGTGATGACGGCCGTCTACACCATGACGTTCGGCGCCTTCTCGGGCTTCGCCGCCCAGCTCGGCCTGCTCATCAACCAGGTCTACGGCGGGTTCGAGAACGCGCCCGACCCGCTGCGCTACGCGTTCCTCGGGCCGCTGCTCGGATCGATCACGCGTGCCGCGTGGGGGCCGCTGTGCGACAGGTACGGCGGGGCGGTGTGGACGTTCGTCGCCGGCATCGGCATGACGGCGTCGACGGTCGTCGCGACGATCTTCCTCACGCCCTCCGACGTCGGGCAGTTCACCTGGTTCCTCGTCGCGATGCTCGCGGTGTTCACCTTCGCCGGCATCGGCAACGCGGGGACCTTCAAGCAGATGCCGATGATCTTCCCGCGGCGCCAGGCCGGTGGCGTCATCGGCTTCACGTCCGCGGTCGCCGCGTTCGGGCCGTTCCTCGTCGGCATGGCCCTGTCCGTGTGGGCACCCGTGGCCTTCTTCGTCGGGGCGGCCGCGTACTTCGCGCTGTGCACCGGCCTGACGTGGGTGTACTACGCCCGCCCCGGGGCGCCGCGCCCCAGCTGA
- a CDS encoding DUF2249 domain-containing protein, with protein MNQPVEILPTAPQPAEPAGHACGCGGHDDADPVLDVRTIPHAIRHATVFGAFDAIAPGGSLVIVAPHAPRPLLAQLAERAPVDVEYLVEGPDAWHVRITRRTVD; from the coding sequence ATGAACCAGCCCGTCGAGATCCTTCCGACCGCACCGCAGCCCGCCGAGCCCGCCGGGCACGCGTGCGGCTGCGGCGGCCACGACGACGCCGATCCGGTGCTCGACGTGCGCACGATCCCGCACGCGATCCGGCACGCCACGGTCTTCGGCGCGTTCGACGCGATCGCGCCCGGCGGATCGCTCGTGATCGTGGCGCCGCACGCGCCTCGACCCCTGCTCGCGCAGCTCGCCGAGCGCGCACCCGTCGACGTCGAGTACCTCGTCGAGGGACCTGACGCCTGGCACGTGCGGATCACGCGACGCACCGTCGACTGA
- a CDS encoding helix-turn-helix transcriptional regulator → MDDDDRDTRRTPAARVMASASRVDLLHALQDDGPSTTAALAARTGLHENTVREHLERLVDARYVVREREHRTTRGRPRTVYRAVSHDDVRRDPGAARQLAESVARARLTSLLLQGYGADVGDVAASARAAGRAMVDDLPRPAGSLDQLVALEAHLDQLGFDPVLDRERATFDLWRCPFLDLARQRPEVVCSVHLGLARGVLEQVGGPVRAERLVPFAGPRRCELHLSGVDAPGARPAAAHPTTPPTPHTDRRATTQGEP, encoded by the coding sequence ATGGACGACGACGACCGCGACACCCGGCGCACGCCGGCCGCCCGCGTCATGGCGTCCGCGAGCCGCGTCGACCTGCTCCATGCGCTGCAGGACGACGGGCCGTCGACGACCGCCGCGCTCGCCGCGCGCACCGGTCTGCACGAGAACACCGTCCGCGAGCACCTCGAGCGTCTCGTCGACGCGCGGTACGTCGTGCGCGAGCGCGAGCACCGCACCACGCGAGGCCGGCCACGGACCGTCTACCGGGCGGTCTCGCACGACGACGTGCGCCGCGACCCCGGGGCCGCACGGCAGCTGGCCGAGTCGGTCGCCCGCGCCCGGCTGACCAGCCTGCTCCTGCAGGGCTACGGCGCCGACGTCGGCGACGTCGCGGCGTCCGCGCGCGCAGCGGGCCGTGCGATGGTCGACGACCTCCCCCGGCCCGCGGGGTCGCTCGACCAGCTCGTCGCGCTGGAGGCGCACCTCGACCAGCTCGGCTTCGACCCGGTGCTCGACCGCGAGCGCGCCACCTTCGACCTGTGGCGGTGCCCGTTCCTCGACCTCGCGCGTCAGCGCCCCGAGGTCGTGTGCAGCGTGCACCTCGGTCTCGCACGCGGCGTCCTCGAGCAGGTCGGCGGACCGGTGCGTGCCGAGCGTCTCGTCCCGTTCGCCGGCCCGCGCCGCTGCGAGCTGCACCTGTCGGGCGTCGACGCCCCGGGCGCCCGCCCCGCCGCCGCGCACCCCACGACCCCACCCACCCCGCACACCGACCGGCGTGCGACCACCCAGGGAGAACCATGA
- a CDS encoding multicopper oxidase domain-containing protein — MSRAAHHLRANGLVLGWLVVAAVVAVVHRWLPEAGWLLVHVALLGAVTTAILVWSQHFADTLLRHPAPRRALAVRLALHTLGTLGVLAGRLGGWPVVVVAGGALVAGVGLAQAVGIVRQRRGALPSRFGHLVRAYVAAGLLLAPGVACGVVMATASPDPEPYAQWYVAHVALTLVGWVGVTVVGTLVVLWPTILHARIDEVAERSAGRSLVLLVVGTLVAAVGPATGRRAVTVAGLLVVLAGIGLVARVVVRQGRTAPPVTFAALAVGAALVWWGVSVVGFAVVVATAGSWSQAVPRLSGLVPATVAGFAAQVLVGALSYLLPVVLGGGPAVSRTVAAELDRCAVVRAVLLNGGLVLFVLPTPSLVRVLGSMLALGVAGWFLVLVVRAVRVAGRDPGDRAPAPVVPARAAAPDPVASALVRARRRGAGSLAAGVLLVVTAVALAGDPTAAGLTQVTAAGADTGAAAATGRTTTVIVEAHDMRFVPDRIEVPAGDRLVLEVVNVDDTVHDLVLDGGATSGRLAPGARATVDVGVVGGALAGWCSVAGHRLMGMTLDVVVTGAAPGAAAPEDHAHHAAAGSPAAADLLELMAAPDDAFVAHDPSLPSVGAGTTHHVRLEVTELVQEVAPGVTRTAWTFGGTAPGPVLHGRVGDTFVVTLVNDGTLGHSIDFHAGALAPDDVMRTIEPGETLTYTFTATRSGIWMYHCSTMPMSLHIANGMFGAVVIDPPGLPPVDHEYVLVQSELYLGAQGGLADEDALMAQTPTLVTFNGYAHQYRDRPLQARTGERVRVWVLDAGPNQPSSFHVVGGQFDTVYREGDWTLRDGGSTGTGGAQVLALQPAEGGFVELTFPEAGTYPFVTHVMGDAERGASGRFVVGD; from the coding sequence GTGAGCCGCGCCGCGCACCACCTGCGGGCCAACGGGCTCGTCCTCGGGTGGCTCGTCGTCGCCGCGGTCGTCGCGGTCGTGCACCGCTGGCTGCCCGAGGCCGGGTGGCTGCTCGTGCACGTGGCGCTGCTCGGTGCGGTGACCACCGCGATCCTCGTGTGGAGCCAGCACTTCGCCGACACGCTGCTGCGGCACCCCGCCCCGCGGCGCGCGCTGGCCGTGCGCCTCGCGCTGCACACGCTCGGCACGCTGGGCGTCCTGGCAGGGCGGCTGGGTGGGTGGCCCGTGGTCGTCGTCGCCGGAGGGGCACTCGTCGCCGGTGTCGGACTCGCGCAGGCCGTCGGTATCGTCCGGCAGCGCCGCGGTGCCCTGCCGTCGCGGTTCGGGCACCTCGTCCGCGCCTACGTCGCCGCCGGTCTGCTGCTCGCACCCGGCGTCGCGTGCGGCGTCGTGATGGCCACCGCGTCACCCGATCCGGAGCCGTACGCGCAGTGGTACGTCGCGCACGTGGCACTCACGCTCGTCGGCTGGGTCGGTGTCACCGTCGTCGGCACGCTCGTGGTGCTGTGGCCGACGATCCTGCACGCGCGCATCGACGAGGTCGCCGAGCGGTCCGCCGGTCGTTCGCTCGTGCTCCTCGTCGTCGGCACCCTCGTCGCGGCCGTCGGCCCGGCGACCGGCCGGCGCGCCGTCACGGTCGCCGGGCTGCTCGTCGTGCTCGCCGGCATCGGGCTCGTCGCGCGCGTCGTCGTACGGCAGGGGCGCACCGCACCGCCCGTGACGTTCGCCGCGCTGGCCGTCGGCGCCGCGCTCGTCTGGTGGGGTGTGTCCGTGGTCGGGTTCGCGGTGGTCGTGGCGACGGCCGGCTCCTGGTCGCAGGCCGTCCCGCGCCTGTCCGGGCTCGTCCCCGCGACCGTCGCCGGGTTCGCCGCACAGGTCCTCGTCGGGGCGCTGTCGTACCTGCTGCCCGTCGTGCTGGGCGGTGGACCCGCCGTCTCGCGCACCGTGGCCGCCGAGCTCGACCGCTGCGCCGTCGTACGGGCCGTCCTCCTCAACGGCGGGCTCGTCCTCTTCGTCCTGCCGACCCCGAGCCTCGTGCGCGTCCTCGGCTCGATGCTCGCGCTCGGCGTCGCGGGGTGGTTCCTCGTGCTCGTCGTGCGGGCCGTCCGCGTCGCGGGACGCGACCCCGGGGACCGGGCCCCCGCACCCGTCGTGCCCGCGCGGGCGGCCGCGCCCGACCCCGTCGCGTCGGCCCTGGTGCGTGCCCGCCGCCGGGGGGCCGGCAGCCTCGCCGCCGGCGTGCTGCTCGTCGTCACGGCCGTCGCGCTCGCGGGCGACCCCACCGCGGCGGGCCTCACGCAGGTGACCGCGGCCGGCGCCGACACCGGTGCGGCCGCCGCGACCGGTCGCACCACGACCGTCATCGTCGAGGCGCACGACATGCGGTTCGTCCCGGACCGCATCGAGGTGCCCGCGGGCGACCGGCTCGTCCTCGAGGTCGTCAACGTCGACGACACGGTGCACGACCTGGTCCTCGACGGCGGGGCGACGTCCGGGCGGCTCGCGCCGGGCGCCCGCGCCACCGTCGACGTCGGCGTCGTCGGCGGTGCGCTCGCCGGGTGGTGCTCGGTCGCCGGCCACCGGCTCATGGGCATGACGCTCGACGTCGTCGTCACGGGCGCCGCCCCCGGTGCCGCCGCACCGGAGGACCACGCCCACCACGCCGCCGCCGGAAGCCCGGCGGCAGCCGACCTGCTCGAGCTCATGGCGGCCCCGGACGACGCGTTCGTGGCCCACGACCCGTCCCTGCCGTCGGTCGGCGCCGGCACCACCCACCACGTGCGGCTCGAGGTCACCGAGCTGGTCCAGGAGGTCGCCCCGGGAGTGACGCGCACCGCATGGACCTTCGGCGGGACCGCACCCGGACCCGTCCTGCACGGGAGGGTCGGCGACACGTTCGTCGTCACGCTCGTCAACGACGGCACCCTGGGGCACTCGATCGACTTCCACGCCGGGGCGCTCGCCCCCGACGACGTCATGCGGACCATCGAGCCCGGCGAGACGCTCACCTACACGTTCACGGCGACGCGCAGCGGCATCTGGATGTACCACTGCTCGACCATGCCGATGAGCCTGCACATCGCGAACGGCATGTTCGGCGCGGTCGTCATCGACCCGCCCGGCCTGCCGCCCGTCGACCACGAGTACGTGCTGGTGCAGTCCGAGCTCTACCTGGGCGCGCAGGGCGGCCTTGCCGACGAGGACGCGCTCATGGCGCAGACCCCCACGCTCGTGACCTTCAACGGGTACGCGCACCAGTACCGTGACCGCCCCCTGCAGGCCCGGACGGGCGAGCGCGTGCGCGTCTGGGTGCTCGACGCCGGCCCGAACCAGCCCTCGTCGTTCCACGTCGTCGGCGGGCAGTTCGACACCGTGTACCGCGAGGGCGACTGGACCCTGCGCGACGGGGGCTCGACGGGTACCGGGGGAGCGCAGGTGCTCGCGCTGCAGCCCGCCGAGGGCGGGTTCGTCGAGCTGACGTTCCCCGAGGCCGGCACGTACCCGTTCGTCACGCACGTCATGGGCGACGCCGAGCGCGGGGCGTCGGGACGGTTCGTCGTCGGCGACTGA
- a CDS encoding MFS transporter, which yields MTQTPTTPAPPEDAPSPTTTTTTADLGPGAALLTPPGTTPALVRHHGRWLHGWNPESADQWETVGRGVARRNLVLSIFAEFLGFAVWALWSIVVPRLPEAGFAFTTDQLFWLIAVPSLVGATLRIPYTFAVPIFGGRNWTIVSALLLLAPAGALAWAVQRPELSFGAMLAIAALAGVGGGNFASSMANISFFYPEKEKGRALGLNAAGGNIGTAAVQFAVPIVIVIGTGVHLERAGLMFVPLAVLAAVLAWRYMDNVKDAATDPRAYGSAARQKHTWIISFVYIGTFGSFIGFSGAFPTLLKNEFPAVMLEIAFLGALVGSIARPAGGILADRLGGARVTVWSFAVMAAGTVSAIFALRSGSFGLFFASFLVLFLATGAGNGSVYRMIPAVFRHGATDDTDRTRRAKVAAGCIGIAGAVGAIGGFLIPRGFAMSTTATGGIEAALWVIVGMYGVMAATTWAVYGRRGSAFGDTLI from the coding sequence GTGACACAGACCCCGACGACCCCCGCACCGCCCGAGGACGCGCCCTCACCGACCACCACCACGACCACCGCCGATCTCGGCCCGGGCGCGGCGCTGCTGACCCCGCCCGGCACGACGCCCGCGCTCGTCCGTCACCACGGGCGCTGGCTGCACGGCTGGAACCCCGAGTCCGCCGACCAGTGGGAGACGGTCGGGCGCGGCGTCGCACGCCGCAACCTCGTCCTGTCGATCTTCGCCGAGTTCCTCGGCTTCGCCGTGTGGGCGCTGTGGAGCATCGTCGTGCCGCGCCTGCCCGAGGCGGGCTTCGCGTTCACGACCGACCAGCTGTTCTGGTTGATCGCCGTACCGTCGCTCGTCGGCGCCACGCTGCGCATCCCCTACACGTTCGCCGTGCCGATCTTCGGCGGGCGCAACTGGACGATCGTGTCCGCGCTGCTGCTGCTCGCACCTGCGGGTGCGCTCGCGTGGGCGGTGCAGCGCCCCGAGCTCTCGTTCGGCGCGATGCTCGCGATCGCGGCGCTCGCCGGCGTCGGCGGCGGCAACTTCGCGTCGTCGATGGCGAACATCTCGTTCTTCTACCCGGAGAAGGAGAAGGGTCGCGCGCTGGGCCTCAACGCCGCGGGCGGCAACATCGGCACGGCCGCGGTGCAGTTCGCGGTGCCGATCGTCATCGTCATCGGCACCGGGGTGCACCTCGAGCGCGCCGGCCTGATGTTCGTGCCCCTCGCCGTCCTCGCCGCCGTCCTGGCCTGGCGCTACATGGACAACGTCAAGGACGCCGCGACCGACCCGCGGGCCTACGGCTCGGCCGCCCGCCAGAAGCACACGTGGATCATCTCGTTCGTCTACATCGGCACCTTCGGCTCGTTCATCGGCTTCTCCGGTGCGTTCCCCACGCTGCTGAAGAACGAGTTCCCCGCGGTGATGCTCGAGATCGCGTTCCTCGGGGCGCTCGTGGGCTCGATCGCCCGGCCCGCCGGCGGGATCCTCGCCGACCGGCTCGGCGGCGCCCGCGTCACGGTCTGGTCCTTCGCGGTCATGGCCGCCGGGACGGTGTCGGCGATCTTCGCGCTGCGCTCGGGGTCGTTCGGACTCTTCTTCGCCTCGTTCCTCGTCCTGTTCCTCGCGACGGGTGCCGGCAACGGCTCGGTCTACCGGATGATCCCGGCGGTCTTCCGCCACGGCGCGACCGACGACACCGACCGCACACGGCGCGCCAAGGTGGCCGCGGGCTGCATCGGGATCGCCGGCGCGGTGGGAGCGATCGGTGGGTTCCTCATCCCGCGCGGGTTCGCGATGTCGACCACCGCCACCGGCGGCATCGAGGCCGCCCTGTGGGTGATCGTCGGGATGTACGGCGTCATGGCCGCCACCACGTGGGCCGTGTACGGCCGCCGCGGCTCGGCGTTCGGCGACACGCTCATCTGA